A genomic window from Lycium barbarum isolate Lr01 chromosome 4, ASM1917538v2, whole genome shotgun sequence includes:
- the LOC132636559 gene encoding WRKY transcription factor 71-like, translated as MSDNPFYHDYMGTGGINTFPFFGENPSNYDQPIPNNMQNPHQQFVPSSYMTLTECLHGSMDYNTLSSAFDMSCSNSEVVCPHVDNQDSSRKSNISVVAEPVLDSPLGETSVEIPPTPNSSISSTSNEAGGDIDSSKIKKHMQKKGCQEEGDDKSKKECKAKKKGEKKQKEQRFAFMTKSEIDNLEDGYRWRKYGQKAVKNSNFPRNYYRCTTQKCGVKKRVERSYEDPSIVITTYEGQHNHHCPATLRGNSSFLYSSSQFMPNFPPQLFAQMLPPTSNQNLLISSSAYINNSNYHQHQGSEYSLFGGGTNGSWIHKQEPS; from the exons ATGTCTGATAACCCTTTTTATCATGATTACATGGGAACTGGAGGGATCAATACATTTCCTTTCTTTGGTGAAAATCCCTCAAATTATGACCAGCCAATTCCTAATAATATGCAAAATCCACATCAACAATTTGTTCCTTCTTCTTACATGACTCTCACTGAGTGTTTACATGGCTCTATGGATTACAACACTTTATCAAGTGCTTTTGACATGTCTTGCTCAAACTCTGAAGTAGTTTGTCCACATGTCGATAATCAAGACTCTTCTAGGAAAAGTAACATCTCTGTTGTTGCAGAACCTGTCTTAGATTCGCCTCTGGGAGAAACGAGCGTTGAAATTCCACCAACGCCAAATTCTTCGATATCTTCTACTTCTAATGAGGCTGGAGGGGACATAGATTCTTCCAAAATCAAGAAACATATGCAGAAAAAAGGGTGTCAAGAAGAAGGAGATGACAAGTCTAAGAAAGA GTGCAAAgcaaaaaagaaaggagaaaaaaagcAAAAAGAACAACGATTTGCTTTCATGACAAAGAGTGAGATTGACAATCTTGAAGATGGTTATCGATGGAGAAAGTATGGACAGAAGGCAGTGAAAAACAGCAACTTCCCAAG GAACTATTATAGATGCACGACTCAAAAGTGTGGTGTGAAGAAACGTGTGGAAAGGTCATATGAAGATCCATCAATTGTGATAACTACATATGAAGGCCAACACAACCATCATTGTCCAGCAACCCTTAGGGGAAATTCATCATTCTTATATTCTTCATCACAGTTTATGCCAAATTTTCCTCCACAACTATTTGCTCAAATGCTTCCACCAACAAGCAACCAAAATCTCCTCATTAGTTCTTCGGCCTATATTAATAATAGTAATTATCATCAACACCAAGGTTCAGAATACAGCCTATTTGGTGGAGGCACAAATGGTTCATGGATCCACAAACAAGAGCCATCCTAG